The Strix aluco isolate bStrAlu1 chromosome 1, bStrAlu1.hap1, whole genome shotgun sequence genome has a window encoding:
- the NPVF gene encoding pro-FMRFamide-related neuropeptide VF, with amino-acid sequence MTVISTNTFILFALATAVFLTSNSMCLDEPMKSSLQSREDDDDKYYEIKDNTLEEKQRSLNFEEMKDWGSKNIIKMNPPTLNKMPNSIANLPLRFGRNYPEERSIKPFANLPLRFGRAFGENIPRHAPKVSHRLGRSPLVKSASQSLLNLPQRFGKSLSVDLSQDIQESDPDCFTETKFEIFIPS; translated from the exons ATGACAGTCATTTCAACCAACACATTTATTCTATTTGCTTTAGCTACAGCGGTCTTTCTAACATCAAATAGTATGTGCCTAGATGAACCGATGAAGTCcagtctgcagagcagagaagatgatgatgataaatATTACGAG attaaaGATAATACcttggaagaaaagcagaggagtctcaattttgaagaaatgaaagactGGGGatcaaaaaatataattaaaatgaatCCTCCTACATTAAACAAGATGCCAAATTCCATTGCTAATTTACCTCTTAGGTTTGGAAGAAATTATCCAGAAGAAAGAAGCATTAAACCATTTGCCAATTTGCCTCTGAGATTTGGGAGAGCTTTTGGAGAGAACATACCTAGACATGCTCCAAAGGTATCACACAGGCTTGGGAGATCTCCACTTGTTAAAAGTGCCAGTCAGTCACTTCTAAATTTGCCACAGAGATTTGGGAAGTCACTGTCTGTCGATCTGTCTCAAGACATTCAGGAATCTGATCCAG attgtttTACTGAGACAAAGTTTGAGATTTTCATTCCAAGTTAA